From the Lolium rigidum isolate FL_2022 chromosome 2, APGP_CSIRO_Lrig_0.1, whole genome shotgun sequence genome, one window contains:
- the LOC124691128 gene encoding uncharacterized protein LOC124691128 has translation MQPSSFPVWLDIEPQFPHSASQVEPSIIDCPVGTIPVLRNSRSGTIEAPNIYGVSSTGVEREAAGIEYRDDVYGATVTINVWEPKVNKDSKDFSATWVQINNGAGEHTDRIGAGLIVNPSLSGDTFVRFHIAWTNGLEKKACIDQSCLGFVQVNRKWSPGARMPHVSIYDGPQWETKVNIFKDLKTKNWWVTYGKNMPIGYWPSSLFTFLHDKGNFAFWGGIVQGPTATSKAPQMGSGHFASEGFRKAAAIRNIQIVNENYTYVTPEDDLRLAHGTSNPTLYTVDKFRDDTPGMRIYYGGPG, from the exons ATGCAACCAAGTTCTTTCCCTGTTTGGTTGGATATCGAACCTCAGTTTCCACATTCGGCGTCACAAGTAGAACCATCTATCATTGATTGCCCTGTAGGAACAATTCCAGTTCTACGCAACAGTAGAAGTGGCACCATAGAAGCACCCAATATTTATGGAGTGAGTAGCACGGGTGTAGAACGAGAG GCCGCAGGAATCGAGTAccgtgatgatgtatatggtgccACTGTTACAATAAATGTTTGGGAGCCAAAGGTGAATAAAGATAGCAAGGATTTTAGTGCAACATGGGTACAGATTAATAATGGAGCAGGAGAACACACGGACAGGATAGGTGCTGGTCTAATAGTAAATCCAAGCTTGAGTGGTGATACCTTTGTTAGGTTTCATATTGCTTGG ACTAATGGCCTGGAAAAAAAGGCGTGCATAGATCAGAGTTGTCTTGGTTTCGTGCAAGTTAACCGCAAGTGGAGCCCTGGAGCAAGAATGCCACATGTTTCTATCTACGATGGACCACAGTGGGAAACAAAAGTAAATATATTCAAG GACCTGAAGACAAAGAATTGGTGGGTGACTTATGGTAAGAACATGCCAATTGGATATTGGCCAAGCAGTTTGTTCACGTTCCTTCATGACAAAGGCAATTTTGCATTCTGGGGAGGAATTGTTCAGGGCCCAACTGCCACGTCAAAAGCTCCGCAGATGGGCAGCGGACATTTTGCTTCCGAAGGATTTAGAAAGGCAGCTGCCATAAGGAACATCCAAATCGTAAACGAGAACTACACGTACGTTACGCCAGAAGATGATTTGAGACTTGCCCATGGCACGAGCAATCCCACGTTGTACACTGTCGACAAGTTTCGAGATGATACACCCGGTATGCGTATCTACTACGGTGGACCAGGTTGA
- the LOC124689055 gene encoding protein POLAR LOCALIZATION DURING ASYMMETRIC DIVISION AND REDISTRIBUTION-like, with the protein MAMEKITAQPLAPSLSASASSSPATVGALLNNAAAVAATGAAPRECRYPRSLLSRFLGRGSGGFGCRMRLPRYCSTRAGAVAKEDAGEVVAAPNVVVSNRAEARESPRRSLQGKKAAEPEVSAASLGLGAGLVLLLSKGAAELSRMAELRAQMERLVMDARAAEARGGGGRSVEDGASVIKERIVFADAGDEDASSSHGSTTAAASAGENTASAMDQMEAELEAELTRLQLSSDYEGDECAAPKRDHQLESEPKSDVSSESGSPARIDQDGVVNYAAGECKEDDVADIEEEEEAESSPCHFGVPALVLERRLHELLQSRHEERIAELETELQRAQRKLREKEREVSRWRDTAKLASRHKDESRLR; encoded by the exons ATGGCAATGGAGAAGATCACGGCGCAGCCACTGGCTCCCAGCCTCTcggcctcggcctcttcctcgccaGCCACCGTCGGCGCCCTCCTCAACAatgccgccgctgtcgccgccacCGGCGCCGCCCCGCGCGAGTGCCGCTACCCGCGGTCGCTGCTGTCGCGCTTCCTCGGCAGGGGCAGCGGCGGGTTCGGATGCCGCATGCGCCTCCCTCGGTACTGCTCCACGCGCGCCGGTGCGGTTGCCAAGGAGGACGCCGGAGAGGTGGTGGCCGCGCCTAACGTGGTGGTGAGTAATCGAGCAGAGGCCCGCGAGTCGCCTCGGCGTTCCCTGCAGG GGAagaaggcggcggagccggaggtgtCGGCGGCGAGCCTCGGGCTGGGCGCGGGGCTGGTCCTGCTGTTGTCTAAGGGTGCGGCGGAGCTGAGCAGGATGGCGGAGCTGCGCGCCCAGATGGAGCGGCTCGTGATGGACGCCAGGGCAGCggaagcgcgcggcggcggcggccgttctGTCGAGGACGGCGCCAGCGTCATCAAGGAGCGGATCGTCTTCGCTGATGCCGGCGACGAGGACGCCTCTTCGTCCCACGGTTCGACCactgccgccgcctcggccggcGAGAATACCGCCTCCGCGATGGATCAGATGGAAGCGGAGCTCGAGGCGGAACTGACGCGCCTGCAGCTCTCATCTGACTACGAGGGCGATGAGTGCGCGGCGCCGAAGCGAGATCACCAGCTCGAG TCCGAGCCAAAGAGCGACGTCTCCTCGGAAAGCGGCTCCCCTGCTCGCATCGACCAAGACGGCGTCGTGAACTACGCAGCAGGAGAATGCAAGGAAGACGACGTCGccgacatcgaggaggaggaggaggcagagaGCAGTCCTTGCCATTTCGGCGTGCCGGCCCTGGTGCTGGAGAGGAGGCTGCACGAGCTGCTGCAGTCGCGGCACGAGGAGCGGATCGCGGAGCTGGAGACGGAGCTCCAGCGCGCGCAGAGGAAGCTGCGGGAGAAGGAGCGCGAGGTGTCCCGGTGGCGCGACACCGCCAAGCTTGCCTCACGCCACAAGGACGAGTCGCGGCTAAGGTAG